One genomic region from Thalassotalea sp. PS06 encodes:
- a CDS encoding glycosyltransferase — translation MNKNKVTVYIPTHRRPKLLKRAIESVLKQSYKDIELIVVSDGLDPETDKLMDNYLIRYPNLIYLKYDKPKGACVARNLAINKASGFFITGLDDDDYFTEDRIEFLVSKWEDKYSFICTKSIFEKRLDSVFYALFSKLNKDLIFGHKDLIKFNCVGNQVFTKASRLKSELFDERLPALQDWELWIRLIKAKGLAKRFRHRTQVKDFDHGFSRISNFERRVRGLSIVKDKHSINNNEIELIKTLWKMEYNMQISMHEYLKLLKGGPFWPVLKMSLREVKKLAQSLNLSNHN, via the coding sequence ATGAATAAAAACAAAGTAACGGTATACATACCTACACACAGAAGGCCGAAACTGCTAAAACGAGCTATCGAGTCCGTGTTGAAGCAGAGTTATAAAGATATAGAATTAATCGTTGTCTCCGACGGACTAGATCCAGAAACAGATAAGTTAATGGATAATTATTTAATTCGATATCCTAATTTGATTTATTTGAAGTATGATAAACCTAAAGGGGCTTGTGTCGCTAGAAACTTAGCTATTAATAAAGCTAGTGGTTTTTTTATTACTGGGTTAGATGATGATGATTATTTTACCGAAGATAGAATAGAGTTTCTAGTAAGTAAATGGGAAGATAAGTATTCATTCATTTGTACGAAGTCAATTTTTGAAAAACGTTTAGATAGTGTCTTCTATGCACTTTTCTCAAAATTAAATAAAGATTTGATTTTTGGTCATAAAGATTTGATCAAGTTTAATTGCGTTGGAAATCAAGTGTTTACTAAGGCTTCTCGCTTAAAGTCCGAGCTATTTGACGAACGCTTACCTGCTCTTCAAGATTGGGAATTATGGATTAGGTTGATAAAAGCAAAAGGGTTAGCAAAGCGATTTAGGCATAGAACACAAGTTAAAGATTTTGATCATGGGTTTTCTCGAATAAGTAATTTCGAGCGAAGAGTTAGGGGGCTGAGTATTGTAAAAGATAAACATAGTATTAATAACAATGAAATAGAACTGATAAAAACTCTTTGGAAAATGGAATATAACATGCAGATTTCTATGCATGAATACCTAAAGTTGTTGAAAGGCGGGCCCTTTTGGCCAGTATTGAAAATGAGTTTACGAGAAGTAAAGAAGTTAGCCCAAAGCCTGAATTTAAGTAACCATAATTAG
- a CDS encoding glycosyl transferase — protein sequence MFKKLINFCQKFIASVNTAERIERTFELKIRANHLLNSTLNSKGMITRDLSDSETPTVVSLTTYSKRIHEVHLTIESISEQTIKPHRVVLWLDEEEFTFEQLPILIRKQVERGLEIRFCKNLRSYKKLIPSLQSFPDSNLILIDDDILYPHDLIELLLIEHEKFPGVIVGHRAHKVTFDSQGNIKPYRHWGMESSSHEVDRTTFITTGGGTFVPRGVIDPSDINIEMVLELCPNADDIWFKAFCLKHNIPCKKVKDDRDFRTRFISVESVQDIGLKNENYFESGNDLQLVNIFDYFRIKNNYNTFINNNE from the coding sequence GTGTTTAAAAAATTGATCAACTTTTGCCAGAAGTTTATTGCTTCCGTAAATACTGCAGAGCGAATAGAAAGAACTTTTGAACTAAAAATTAGGGCAAATCACTTATTGAATTCGACGTTAAATTCAAAAGGTATGATAACACGTGATTTAAGTGATAGTGAAACCCCCACTGTAGTAAGTCTTACTACTTACAGTAAACGTATTCATGAAGTGCATTTAACTATCGAATCGATATCAGAACAGACCATAAAGCCTCATAGGGTAGTACTTTGGTTAGATGAGGAAGAATTTACGTTTGAACAATTACCAATATTGATTCGAAAGCAAGTTGAAAGGGGGCTTGAAATAAGGTTTTGTAAAAACCTTAGATCATATAAAAAATTGATACCCTCTCTTCAGTCGTTTCCTGATTCCAATTTGATTCTTATAGATGATGATATTTTGTACCCTCATGATCTAATTGAATTGCTATTAATTGAACATGAAAAGTTCCCAGGTGTTATTGTGGGACATAGAGCTCATAAAGTTACGTTCGATAGTCAAGGTAATATCAAACCTTATAGGCACTGGGGTATGGAGTCATCGTCGCATGAAGTGGATAGGACCACGTTTATTACGACGGGAGGGGGAACTTTTGTTCCTAGAGGGGTAATCGACCCTTCTGATATTAATATTGAAATGGTACTGGAACTTTGCCCTAATGCCGATGATATTTGGTTTAAAGCGTTTTGCTTGAAGCATAATATACCATGCAAGAAAGTAAAGGACGATAGAGATTTTAGAACAAGGTTTATATCTGTAGAATCGGTGCAAGATATTGGTTTAAAAAACGAGAATTACTTCGAGAGTGGAAATGATCTCCAGTTAGTTAATATTTTTGATTATTTTCGAATAAAGAATAATTACAACACCTTTATAAATAATAATGAATAA
- a CDS encoding sulfotransferase family 2 domain-containing protein → MIRRNNSIFRRYFRSLSLVSPFSIVRDLKIKWQSDYPYRAYTKKYECIFIHIPKTAGTSILNALQGKKVNRDHCSFHEYSRSDVIKYSEFFKFTFVRNPYDRAVSTYEYLKRGGNQIGGLYFKELINKHYPTFEMFVLDYLDKEQIQLHKLFKPQYLFIYDHKLECQVDEIFYFENIEESYSHISQVLKLNVPLKCENKVVREHYLSYYKNRQVVEKINYLYSKDFDLFGYDKI, encoded by the coding sequence ATGATTCGTCGAAATAATTCAATTTTTAGGAGATATTTTAGATCACTTTCATTAGTATCACCTTTCTCAATCGTTCGTGATTTAAAAATAAAGTGGCAATCTGATTATCCATACCGAGCATATACAAAGAAATATGAATGTATTTTTATTCATATACCTAAAACAGCAGGTACTAGCATACTTAATGCTTTACAAGGCAAAAAAGTAAATCGAGACCACTGTAGTTTTCACGAATACTCTAGGAGTGATGTTATAAAGTACAGCGAATTCTTTAAGTTTACATTCGTTAGAAATCCTTACGATAGGGCAGTTTCAACTTACGAATATTTAAAGAGAGGTGGTAATCAAATTGGCGGTTTATATTTTAAAGAACTTATAAATAAGCATTATCCTACATTTGAAATGTTTGTGTTGGATTATTTAGATAAAGAACAAATACAACTTCATAAATTATTTAAACCTCAATACCTATTTATTTATGATCATAAATTAGAGTGTCAAGTCGATGAGATTTTTTATTTTGAAAATATAGAAGAATCGTATTCGCATATTTCTCAAGTGTTGAAACTTAATGTTCCTTTGAAGTGTGAGAATAAAGTTGTCAGGGAACATTATTTGTCATATTACAAAAATAGACAGGTGGTTGAAAAAATTAATTATTTATATTCTAAGGATTTTGACCTTTTTGGATATGATAAAATTTAA
- a CDS encoding sulfotransferase domain-containing protein — translation MNTPSKVQKLLFRKVKSFLKLGSDPDFFILGAQKAGTTSLFKYIEQAGVNFKPPRQKELYFYTENYSRGKGYYRSAFPFWKGRNSVSGEATPDYLFHHKVPEHLAQHHPEAKLVILLRDPIDRAFSQYNHQNFTNKTSAYDPLDFSRAIRTESERYQVHHESPFFYEYKYFSYKARGLYEEQIIRYKKLFNEEQLLFLDISDLKNELKIKEVFDFLGITIDTKKLNLNEKYNSNKTFKMLDQDRAYLLEFYKGKFQSLETLTGRSFPWLSPYLK, via the coding sequence ATGAATACTCCCTCTAAGGTACAAAAATTGTTATTTCGTAAGGTAAAAAGCTTTTTAAAGTTAGGGAGCGACCCCGATTTTTTCATTCTAGGAGCTCAAAAAGCAGGAACCACTTCTTTGTTCAAATACATTGAGCAAGCCGGAGTTAATTTTAAACCTCCTAGACAAAAAGAATTATATTTTTACACAGAAAATTACTCCCGTGGTAAGGGCTATTACAGGTCAGCATTCCCTTTTTGGAAAGGCAGAAATAGTGTTTCAGGTGAAGCAACCCCAGATTATTTGTTCCATCATAAAGTTCCAGAGCATTTAGCCCAACATCATCCGGAAGCAAAACTAGTCATTTTATTAAGAGATCCTATTGATAGAGCTTTTTCACAATATAATCACCAGAATTTTACTAACAAAACTTCAGCGTACGATCCTCTTGATTTTAGTCGAGCTATTCGCACGGAAAGTGAACGCTACCAGGTCCACCATGAGTCTCCTTTCTTCTACGAATACAAGTACTTTTCGTATAAAGCTCGTGGATTATATGAAGAACAAATAATCAGGTATAAAAAACTGTTCAATGAGGAACAACTGTTATTTTTAGATATATCCGACTTGAAAAATGAGTTGAAGATTAAAGAGGTATTTGACTTCCTTGGGATAACTATCGATACCAAGAAACTTAACCTCAATGAGAAGTATAACTCCAATAAGACATTCAAAATGCTAGATCAAGATAGAGCGTATCTCCTAGAATTTTATAAAGGAAAATTTCAAAGCTTAGAAACTCTAACCGGACGTTCTTTCCCTTGGTTAAGTCCCTATTTGAAGTAA
- a CDS encoding flippase gives MDTLKTKIQHNLKITLSDKNFSELLSGSFLTFGSKILALAFSFAVNIIIARYYGAEIIGIIAIIVSFLAFATMLSSVGLSTSILRLIPEQLATRTLHDVKKIIFKSFAIVIFASSAVSILLWFNIELIANYIPNGEALTEWFHIAIFFILLSSLFNLNQSIIRALKEVKLFAAIQTVQPLINLVLLVLVTSFFWNVNNPVYIFFCSIAFGFILTSILIVTSLAKKTDYGEKNIGNSPYTVIQIISISWPMFMTNGMSVVVLNTDTLMLGALAGTKDAGIYAVVMKLGMLLTFVLTSINMVVAPKFSELYFSSRLEDLKALAQKSSQLIFYTTLPIIITFFLFGKYLLGVFGEEFVTGYYALLIIAVSQLINSTCGSVGYFLNMTGNQKIFNSIVCCGALINVFLNYLLIPPYGIEGAAVASLVSTIFWNVISTVVIYKRFNIFIGYRPRRLI, from the coding sequence ATGGATACATTAAAAACAAAAATCCAACATAATCTTAAAATAACCCTTTCTGATAAAAACTTTTCTGAACTGTTGAGTGGAAGCTTTTTGACTTTTGGCTCAAAAATTCTCGCTTTGGCATTTAGCTTTGCAGTAAATATTATTATAGCAAGATACTATGGTGCGGAGATAATTGGAATTATTGCGATCATAGTGTCGTTTTTAGCGTTCGCAACAATGTTGTCTTCGGTAGGGTTGAGCACGTCAATATTGAGGTTGATACCTGAGCAGTTAGCTACTCGGACGTTACATGATGTAAAGAAAATCATTTTTAAATCATTCGCTATAGTTATCTTCGCTTCTAGCGCAGTTTCCATTTTACTTTGGTTTAACATTGAACTCATTGCTAATTATATACCTAACGGAGAAGCTTTAACTGAATGGTTTCATATAGCAATTTTCTTTATTTTGCTATCTAGTCTTTTCAATCTAAATCAATCAATCATTCGAGCTTTGAAGGAAGTTAAGTTATTTGCAGCTATACAAACTGTTCAGCCTTTAATAAATCTAGTTCTACTAGTTTTAGTTACGAGTTTTTTTTGGAACGTTAATAATCCTGTATATATATTTTTTTGTTCTATTGCATTTGGATTTATTTTAACTTCTATTTTAATCGTCACGAGTTTAGCTAAAAAAACTGACTATGGCGAAAAGAACATTGGAAATTCTCCATACACAGTTATCCAGATAATTTCGATTTCTTGGCCAATGTTTATGACAAACGGGATGTCTGTTGTAGTTTTAAATACTGATACTTTAATGCTTGGTGCATTGGCAGGAACCAAAGATGCTGGCATTTATGCGGTAGTAATGAAGTTAGGTATGTTATTAACTTTCGTTTTAACATCTATAAACATGGTTGTCGCTCCAAAATTCTCAGAACTCTATTTTTCATCGCGACTGGAAGATTTGAAAGCTTTAGCGCAAAAGTCATCTCAGCTTATTTTTTATACTACATTGCCAATAATAATTACTTTTTTCCTGTTTGGAAAATACTTGTTGGGTGTGTTTGGTGAAGAGTTTGTAACGGGCTATTATGCCTTGCTTATAATTGCCGTGAGTCAACTAATAAATTCAACTTGTGGTTCTGTTGGATATTTTTTAAATATGACTGGTAACCAAAAGATATTTAATTCTATCGTTTGTTGTGGTGCGTTAATAAATGTTTTTTTAAATTATTTATTGATTCCGCCATACGGCATAGAAGGGGCCGCCGTCGCAAGTTTAGTTAGTACTATATTTTGGAATGTTATTTCAACAGTTGTAATTTATAAAAGATTCAATATTTTTATTGGATATAGGCCCAGAAGGTTAATTTAA
- a CDS encoding polysaccharide biosynthesis tyrosine autokinase has protein sequence MSTTPNKTAPVSDSDEIDLSRLFGLLLEKKLFIVAVTAIFTFIGIAYALLATPVYKADALIQIEQKSAGLPGLDDLGEMFATDSEAVTEIELLKSRMVMGKVVDDLKLTNVVTPNYLGSVGEFFARRYSKISDDDFNQPWLANLTSDKYAWGGEVINVANFSVPRNLEGKGFIVTNLGDGEYQLSLADNAEKVLLKGRVNQLAVSEGLRGGDIRLLITDLLALKGTQFNLTKQARSDAIKDLQSGLSVSEKGKSSGILFLTMEGTNKAKTELILDAITHSYVLQNVERMSAEVQNSIRFLEQELPQVKKQLETAEGLLNNFRLENQSVDLSLETQSILNQIVDIDTRIHELSFKETEISQRYTKEHPSYVSLIKKKEDLLAQKQSLANSVKNLPSTQQQILRLTRDVEVNQQIYLSLLNNVQQLNVAKAGTVGNVRVVDQAQVAKHPVKPKKSLIVVLATMLGGMFAVAIVLLKAAFNRAISNPRDFEDIGLTLYATIPVSEVQDAFNKKRERVSKLKAKLNKYRPSSKKAKSESKIDFGTNRRKDHELLLAKEHPTDLAVEAIRSLRTSLHFAMLEAKNNVVMISGASPEVGKSFVSANLATVIAQSGQKVLIVDADMRRGYLQKMFDLLWDTGLSDLLSNKAIFEDVIKSTDVENLDIVTRGAIPPNPSELLMGKNFEEFVHRASKEYDLVLIDTPPIMAVTDPAVVGNHAGTSFMLTRYEVSTLKEIGAALERFELNGVDIKGVIFNAMEAKSSSYYSDYGYYQYEYKKAIDISQ, from the coding sequence ATGTCTACTACCCCCAATAAAACAGCACCTGTCTCTGACAGCGATGAAATTGATTTATCCCGCCTATTTGGCTTACTGCTGGAGAAAAAACTCTTCATTGTTGCGGTAACCGCCATCTTTACCTTCATCGGTATCGCGTATGCGTTACTTGCCACGCCGGTATACAAAGCTGATGCCCTTATTCAAATTGAGCAAAAGAGCGCAGGTCTTCCTGGTCTTGATGATCTAGGTGAGATGTTTGCTACCGATAGTGAAGCGGTTACCGAAATCGAACTGTTAAAATCGCGCATGGTAATGGGTAAAGTGGTTGATGATTTAAAACTGACCAATGTGGTAACACCGAACTATTTAGGCAGTGTTGGCGAGTTCTTTGCCCGTCGTTATAGCAAAATATCTGATGATGATTTCAATCAACCTTGGTTAGCAAATTTAACGTCAGATAAATACGCCTGGGGCGGCGAAGTTATCAATGTCGCGAACTTTTCTGTACCGAGAAACCTTGAAGGCAAGGGCTTTATTGTTACAAACCTCGGGGATGGTGAGTATCAGTTATCATTGGCGGATAATGCGGAAAAAGTATTGCTAAAAGGGCGCGTTAACCAGCTGGCAGTTAGTGAGGGCTTACGCGGCGGCGATATTCGTCTGCTTATCACTGACTTGTTAGCCCTTAAAGGAACTCAGTTTAATCTAACCAAGCAAGCACGAAGTGATGCCATTAAAGATTTACAGTCAGGTTTAAGCGTATCGGAAAAGGGCAAGAGTTCAGGTATCTTATTCCTGACGATGGAAGGTACCAATAAAGCGAAAACGGAATTAATCCTTGATGCCATCACCCACTCCTATGTGCTGCAAAATGTTGAGCGCATGTCTGCGGAAGTGCAAAACTCCATCCGTTTTTTAGAGCAGGAACTTCCCCAGGTTAAAAAGCAGTTAGAAACCGCAGAGGGTTTACTCAACAACTTCCGCCTGGAAAACCAATCTGTTGACCTTTCATTAGAAACCCAATCAATTCTTAATCAAATTGTCGATATCGATACCCGTATCCATGAATTGTCGTTCAAAGAAACGGAAATCTCCCAGCGCTATACGAAAGAACATCCAAGTTATGTATCGCTAATTAAGAAAAAAGAAGATTTATTAGCGCAAAAGCAGTCCTTGGCCAATAGCGTTAAAAACTTACCTTCCACGCAACAACAAATTCTTCGCTTAACCCGCGATGTTGAAGTCAATCAACAAATATATTTATCTCTTCTTAACAATGTTCAACAGCTTAATGTTGCCAAAGCAGGCACGGTAGGCAATGTTCGCGTTGTTGACCAGGCACAGGTTGCCAAGCATCCGGTAAAACCTAAGAAATCATTGATTGTTGTACTGGCTACTATGCTCGGCGGTATGTTTGCCGTGGCTATTGTATTGCTAAAAGCGGCATTTAATCGCGCAATTTCCAATCCCCGCGATTTCGAAGATATCGGCCTTACTCTATATGCCACTATTCCGGTGAGTGAAGTGCAGGATGCGTTTAATAAAAAGCGGGAGCGCGTTAGCAAACTAAAAGCAAAATTAAATAAATATCGACCTAGTTCCAAGAAAGCTAAGTCCGAGAGCAAAATCGATTTTGGCACCAATCGTCGTAAAGATCATGAGTTGCTATTAGCTAAAGAACATCCTACAGATTTAGCTGTTGAAGCTATCCGAAGCCTCCGCACATCTTTGCATTTCGCCATGCTTGAAGCGAAAAACAACGTAGTGATGATCTCCGGTGCTAGCCCGGAAGTAGGTAAATCCTTCGTCAGTGCTAACCTGGCAACGGTTATCGCTCAAAGTGGTCAAAAGGTGTTGATTGTCGATGCCGATATGCGCCGTGGCTATCTGCAGAAAATGTTCGATTTGTTATGGGATACCGGCCTGTCCGATTTACTTTCTAATAAAGCAATTTTTGAGGATGTGATTAAGTCTACCGATGTAGAAAATCTGGACATCGTCACTCGTGGTGCTATCCCGCCTAATCCATCAGAATTACTAATGGGTAAAAACTTTGAAGAGTTCGTACATCGAGCTTCTAAAGAATACGACTTGGTGCTTATTGATACACCACCAATTATGGCAGTAACCGATCCTGCGGTTGTGGGCAACCATGCCGGTACCTCTTTTATGCTTACCCGTTATGAAGTAAGCACCTTAAAAGAAATCGGCGCAGCACTTGAGCGATTTGAACTTAATGGCGTTGATATCAAAGGCGTGATCTTTAATGCGATGGAAGCAAAATCCAGCTCGTATTACTCAGATTACGGTTATTATCAGTACGAATATAAAAAAGCAATCGATATTTCCCAATAG
- the rfaH gene encoding transcription/translation regulatory transformer protein RfaH, translating to MSNAVNSTQKWYVITSKPRDERRAFDNLVSQGVEVFYPKISAVKKRQGVKSVSVEPLFPNYLFVKLDSVNANFNAIRSTRGVANFVRFGANMATVNEPLIEQLKQDTEITGDSDQLPTLADLENYHRGDALIVTNGPFKGLSAIYKSSDGLERSIILLNMLGQQNEVVVSNQDIDKED from the coding sequence ATGTCTAACGCAGTAAATTCGACACAGAAGTGGTACGTAATTACTTCAAAACCCAGGGATGAGCGTAGAGCGTTCGACAACCTGGTAAGTCAGGGGGTTGAAGTTTTCTATCCCAAGATTTCTGCAGTAAAAAAACGACAGGGAGTTAAGTCGGTTTCCGTTGAACCTCTTTTTCCAAACTACCTTTTCGTAAAACTGGATTCAGTGAATGCCAATTTTAATGCAATTCGCTCCACCCGCGGGGTGGCGAATTTTGTTCGTTTTGGTGCCAATATGGCTACCGTAAACGAACCGTTAATTGAACAATTAAAACAAGATACGGAAATAACCGGCGATTCAGACCAGCTACCAACCTTAGCTGACCTAGAAAATTATCACCGGGGTGATGCGCTAATTGTCACCAATGGCCCGTTCAAGGGCTTATCCGCAATATATAAATCGTCAGATGGCCTCGAACGTTCAATCATTCTATTGAACATGCTCGGCCAACAGAACGAAGTCGTGGTTTCCAATCAGGACATAGATAAAGAGGATTGA
- the rpoS gene encoding RNA polymerase sigma factor RpoS yields MSKSKSNEAVVEAVAETETNKLKEEKITPEDSGANLDATQLYLSEIGFSPLLSAEEEVYFSRKALKGCQASRARMIESNLRLVVKIARRYNNRGLPLLDLIEEGNLGLIRAVEKFDPERGFRFSTYATWWIRQTIERAIMNQTRTIRLPIHVVKELNVYLRAARELVQKLDHEPTAEEIATKLDVPVADVSKMLKLNERITSVDTPFAGDSEKALLDVLADEKSQGPESDLQDSDIKENIVHWLNELNSKQREVLARRFGLLGYEPATLEDVGLEIGLTRERVRQIQVEALKRLRDILSAQNLSIEALFQG; encoded by the coding sequence ATGAGTAAGAGTAAAAGCAACGAAGCGGTAGTTGAAGCAGTAGCCGAAACTGAAACCAACAAACTCAAGGAAGAGAAGATAACTCCAGAAGATTCTGGCGCTAATTTAGATGCAACGCAATTGTATCTGAGTGAGATTGGCTTTTCACCTTTATTGTCAGCCGAGGAAGAGGTTTACTTTTCCCGCAAAGCGCTGAAAGGTTGCCAGGCATCTCGAGCCAGGATGATCGAGAGTAACTTGCGACTGGTTGTCAAAATCGCCCGACGATACAATAATCGTGGTTTACCCCTTCTTGACCTAATCGAAGAAGGAAACTTAGGTTTGATCCGAGCCGTCGAAAAATTCGACCCTGAACGCGGATTTAGATTCTCCACCTACGCCACCTGGTGGATTCGTCAAACCATCGAACGTGCCATTATGAACCAAACCCGCACGATTCGACTTCCCATCCATGTTGTCAAAGAACTCAATGTTTACCTGCGTGCGGCACGTGAACTGGTGCAAAAACTTGACCATGAGCCAACCGCTGAAGAAATCGCAACCAAACTCGATGTGCCCGTTGCTGATGTCTCGAAAATGCTCAAATTAAATGAACGCATCACTTCAGTAGATACGCCGTTTGCCGGCGATTCTGAAAAAGCCTTATTGGATGTGCTCGCGGATGAGAAAAGCCAGGGGCCAGAATCCGATCTGCAAGATAGCGATATCAAAGAAAACATCGTGCACTGGTTGAACGAGTTGAACTCGAAACAGCGCGAAGTCCTTGCTCGTCGCTTTGGCCTGTTAGGCTATGAACCAGCCACCCTCGAAGATGTGGGCCTGGAAATTGGCTTAACACGCGAACGCGTACGCCAGATTCAAGTAGAAGCACTGAAGCGCCTGCGCGATATTCTGTCTGCGCAAAATCTCAGTATCGAGGCGCTCTTCCAAGGCTAA
- a CDS encoding peptidoglycan DD-metalloendopeptidase family protein, translating to MLLKKEITALLLGVTFLLSACAERIRPAEVVSIGGSKPTLQKEKNTLSGSTHKVLAGETLYSIAWRSGSDVETLAALNNLSAPYRIFPGQTLSLVASKPSSKRAAAKKSTTNKAKNKTASKKPQKSQTKVVANQKSEEYVKKSDEKITNVKVPSINSKVDSWLWPAAGKVISGFSSAKQGNKGISIAGVKGQEIKASADGLIVYSGNALRGYGNLIIIKHNDDYLSAYAHNDTLLVQEQQNVRAGQVIAKMGSTGTDKTMLHFEIRFRGKSVNPARYLPKR from the coding sequence GTGTTGCTGAAAAAGGAAATTACTGCACTGTTGCTCGGCGTTACGTTTTTACTTAGCGCCTGTGCTGAGCGAATTCGACCCGCAGAAGTGGTGAGCATCGGTGGTTCCAAACCGACGTTGCAAAAAGAAAAAAACACCTTGTCCGGCTCAACCCATAAAGTACTAGCCGGAGAGACCCTTTACTCTATTGCCTGGCGCTCAGGAAGCGATGTAGAAACCCTTGCGGCCCTCAATAATTTATCTGCGCCTTATCGAATATTCCCTGGTCAGACCTTATCCTTGGTCGCCAGTAAACCCTCCTCAAAGCGAGCTGCAGCAAAGAAAAGCACAACTAATAAGGCAAAAAATAAAACTGCCTCAAAAAAACCACAAAAATCTCAAACAAAAGTTGTTGCAAATCAAAAATCAGAGGAGTATGTTAAAAAAAGTGACGAAAAAATAACCAATGTGAAAGTCCCGTCTATCAACTCCAAAGTTGATTCCTGGCTCTGGCCAGCGGCAGGAAAAGTCATCTCTGGTTTTTCGAGCGCGAAGCAAGGCAACAAAGGCATTAGTATTGCCGGCGTTAAGGGGCAGGAAATTAAAGCATCAGCCGATGGCTTGATTGTCTATTCCGGAAATGCCTTGCGAGGATATGGAAACCTAATAATTATAAAACACAATGACGATTACCTAAGTGCTTATGCGCATAACGACACCTTGTTGGTTCAGGAACAGCAAAACGTCAGGGCAGGGCAGGTAATCGCCAAAATGGGTAGCACGGGTACAGATAAAACCATGCTACATTTTGAAATTCGATTTCGGGGCAAGTCGGTGAATCCAGCCAGGTATTTACCGAAGCGTTAA
- a CDS encoding YqaA family protein: protein MKIFTALYDWTLKWAEHKFAPAVLSAITFAESVFFPIPPDVLLAPMVLAKPHRAWRLATITTISSVIGGVVGYFLGYLMFEPLIQPLLIEFNYMDKFQRAMDWFEQYGVWVVFLAGFSPIPYKVFTLSAGFLQMMFLPFLIASAVGRGMRFFLVAGLIAWGGAKMEAKLRKSIDVIGWSVVALVVILYFMMR from the coding sequence TTGAAAATCTTTACCGCCCTATACGATTGGACTTTAAAGTGGGCCGAACACAAATTCGCCCCTGCGGTATTATCTGCTATTACCTTCGCTGAATCGGTGTTTTTTCCAATTCCACCGGATGTGTTACTTGCCCCTATGGTCTTGGCAAAACCTCATCGCGCATGGCGATTAGCGACAATTACAACCATTTCGTCAGTGATCGGAGGAGTAGTCGGGTATTTTCTCGGTTATCTGATGTTTGAACCGCTTATTCAACCGCTTTTAATAGAATTTAACTACATGGATAAGTTTCAAAGAGCGATGGACTGGTTTGAACAATATGGCGTATGGGTAGTTTTTCTCGCTGGCTTTTCGCCAATCCCCTATAAAGTGTTTACGTTATCTGCAGGATTCCTGCAAATGATGTTCCTGCCGTTCCTGATTGCTTCGGCGGTAGGGCGTGGAATGCGCTTCTTTTTGGTCGCGGGTTTAATTGCCTGGGGCGGTGCAAAAATGGAAGCTAAGTTGCGTAAAAGTATTGATGTTATCGGCTGGAGCGTTGTCGCGCTTGTTGTGATACTTTATTTTATGATGCGCTAA
- a CDS encoding protein-L-isoaspartate(D-aspartate) O-methyltransferase, with translation MSRSSSLGGKSQRSGLILAKQLQASGITSTKVLEAIANCPRHLFVPEILAHKAYDNTALPIGQGQTISQPYIVARMTELILSDNNDQVLEVGTGSGYQTAILAQIFAKVFSVERIKSLQWQAKRRLRNLDLHNVSMKHGDGWKGWANKGPYKAIIVTAAPDDVPPQLLEQLDDGGKMIIPVGQDHQILRLITRNNNNFQQQMIEAVRFVPLVPGELL, from the coding sequence ATGAGTCGAAGTTCCTCATTAGGCGGTAAATCCCAACGTTCAGGATTAATTCTCGCCAAACAATTGCAAGCCAGTGGTATTACGAGTACCAAAGTACTTGAAGCCATTGCAAATTGCCCTCGTCATTTATTTGTGCCTGAGATATTGGCGCATAAAGCGTATGATAATACCGCGTTGCCTATCGGCCAGGGGCAGACCATATCGCAACCTTATATTGTCGCCCGAATGACAGAGTTAATCTTGAGCGACAATAACGACCAGGTACTTGAAGTTGGCACCGGCTCTGGCTATCAAACCGCGATTTTGGCGCAAATATTTGCTAAGGTATTTTCCGTTGAACGGATAAAATCTTTGCAATGGCAGGCAAAACGGCGGCTGCGAAACCTCGACCTACATAATGTCTCGATGAAACATGGTGATGGCTGGAAGGGCTGGGCAAACAAAGGGCCCTATAAAGCCATTATTGTTACCGCAGCCCCTGACGACGTTCCGCCACAATTGCTTGAGCAACTCGATGATGGCGGAAAAATGATTATTCCGGTCGGTCAGGATCACCAGATATTGAGACTGATCACCCGTAACAACAATAATTTTCAACAACAAATGATAGAGGCGGTTAGATTTGTACCGCTTGTTCCCGGAGAACTGCTTTGA